From one Acipenser ruthenus chromosome 21, fAciRut3.2 maternal haplotype, whole genome shotgun sequence genomic stretch:
- the LOC117429698 gene encoding cocaine- and amphetamine-regulated transcript protein-like, producing MESSGMLLAVLCASLALALCQGQSSREVSDEEYTVKKSPSSSEKELVEAMEELLGKFQSRFPSYEKKAGTIPLCDVGDRCAVKQGPRIGKLCDCARGSTCNSFLLKCI from the exons ATGGAGAGCTCCGGAATGCTGCTCGCTGTGCTGTGTGCCAGCCTCGCCCTCGCCCTGTGCCAGGGGCAGTCATCCCGGGAGGTGTCTGACGAGGAGTACACTGTAAAGAAATCCCCCTCGTCCTCTGAGAAAGAACTG GTAGAAGCAATGGAAGAACTTCTAGGAAAATTCCAGAGCAGATTCCCATCCTATGAGAAGAAAGCTGGAACCATCCCACTG TGCGATGTGGGAGACCGATGTGCCGTGAAGCAGGGTCCCAGGATTGGAAAGCTGTGTGACTGTGCCAGAGGGAGCACCTGCAACTCCTTCCTCCTCAAATGCATCTAA
- the LOC117427796 gene encoding KH homology domain-containing protein 4-like produces MASGVAQQKSCHVQWDQPSTTASMLQGFAGSFSHPVGSLQSIRTHAYLSNNLGNLGTAVSLDRASSTAPVPNTSVGGHSSSQSSAVEAAAAMAAKINAMLLAKGKLKTPQTLPEKNLQVGTVFNTDNLVTELDINDVPVNCRNFLTKGQTQDKIHQYSGATVSTKGYYMTSAEKAHAKGTDRPLYLHVQGKTQEEVNKAVACIKEIISEDVLRTALAQPPAVAPAVPIYNQPSKPAAHVHSHTGHFVHAKLFVGLHQTLPSFNVNERIEGPGGSYLHHIQTETGARVFLRGKGSGYMEQASKRESFEPLYLYISHPTAVGLEAAKKLCESLLETVRSEHSRLLSMYTAGGSSQAYPSSLGYPPSNSYCSQSSWYNYSSTGYMGDSSAYPASSGYWSSSNGAHSHSNISSTPQSSQAMVQYPVCPRKQPSYLTQDTPASYCLSSDVSSSSPPRPSSPKRHFSDKTNETTSGYQHGPIHPNNFTSDSTVKSEKMSSTRKNGDGKELERLLMPPPPPPTTGTTRKRQRTQGNSKATLGSRDPAAFMKKQKTGEDDSGLVPYSGDSSDEEEDRFLGSKMPFQ; encoded by the exons ATGGCGTCTGGCGTTGCTCAACAGAAATC GTGCCATGTTCAATGGGATCAGCCAAGTACTACAGCAAGTATGCTCCAAGGCTTTGCTGGAAGCTTTTCTCATCCAGTCGGTTCCTTGCAGTCTATCAGGACGCATGCTTATTTGTCTAATAACCTGGGGAATTTGGGAACAGCTGTGTCTTTGGACAGAGCATCGTCGACAGCCCCAGTCCCGAATACTTCAGTAGGAGGGCACAGCTCCTCGCAAAGTAGTGCAGTGGAGGCAGCCGCTGCAATGGCAGCCAAGATTAATGCTATGCTGTTGGCCAAGGGGAAACTGAAAACACCACAGACGCTGCCAGAAAAG aaccTACAGGTCGGGACAGTTTTCAACACTGATAACTTGGTTACAGAATTGGACATTAATGATGTTCCAGTGAACTGCAGAAACTTCCTGACAAAGGGACAGACTCAGGATAAA ATACACCAGTACAGTGGCGCTACCGTATCAACAAAAGGTTACTACATGACCAGCGCTGAAAAAGCACATGCCAAAGGAAC GGACAGACCTTTGTATTTGCATGTTCAAGGCAAGACACAGGAAGAGGTTAACA aggCAGTGGCCTGCATTAAGGAAATCATTTCAGAGGATGTCTTGAGAACTGCATTAGCGCAGCCACCAGCTGTTGCACCCGCTGTCCCCATCTATAACCAACCAAGCAAGCCTGCTGCACATGTCCACTCTCATACAGGG CATTTTGTGCATGCAAAACTCTTTGTAGGTTTGCACCAGACTCTGCCCTCTTTCAACGTTAATGAGAGAATTGAAGGTCCTGGTGGTTCCTACTTGCACCACATCCAGACTGAGACTGGCGCTAGAGTGTTCCTTCGAGGGAAAGGCTCTGGGTATATGGAGCAAGCGTCGAAGCGGGAGTCTTTTGAGCCCTTGTACCTGTACATCAG cCATCCAACAGCAGTAGGTTTGGAAGCAGCAAAGAAGCTCTGTGAAAGCTTGTTAGAAACG GTGCGGTCAGAACATTCCAGACTGCTTTCGATGTATACTGCAGGAGGATCATCACAAG CTTACCCATCTTCCCTTGGATACCCTCCTAGTAACAGTTATTGTAGCCAGTCATCCTGGTATAATTACTCATCCACTGGTTACATGGGAGACTCTTCTGCATATCCAGCATCCAGTGGTTATTGGAGTAGTTCAAATGGTGCGCACAGTCACTCTAACATTTCATCAACCCCTCAATCTTCTCAGGCAATGGTTCAGTATCCAGTATGTCCAAGGAAGCAACCTTCTTATCTAACGCAG GACACTCCAGCTAGTTACTGCCTCTCTTCAGATGTGTCCTCTTCCAGCCCACCACGACCAAGCAGTCCAAAAAGACATTTCTCTGACAAAACCAACGAAACAACTTCTGGATACCAG CATGGGCCCATTCACCCCAATAATTTCACTTCAGACAGTACCGTGAAGTCAGAAAAGATGTCCTCTACCAGAAAGAATGGAGACGGCAAAGAATTAGAAAG GTTGTTGAtgcccccaccccctccaccaACTACTGGAACAACACGCAAAAGGCAAAGGACACAGGGCAATTCCAAGGCTACGCTTG